A region from the Paenibacillus humicola genome encodes:
- the obgE gene encoding GTPase ObgE, translated as MFVDKAKIYVKGGDGGNGLVSYRREKYVPEGGPAGGDGGKGGDVIFRVDEGLRTLMDFRYQKHFKGERGERGKVKAMHGANAEDMIVRIPPGTVIVDDDTQEIVADMTRHGQEVVVARGGRGGRGNMRFATASNPAPDFAENGEEGQERWVVLELKVMADVGLVGFPSVGKSTLLSVVSGAKPKIGAYHFTTLSPNLGVVEVGDGRSFVMADLPGLIEGAHEGVGLGHEFLRHVERTRVILHVVDMSGSEGRDPFDDWLKINEELRLYNAVLADRPQIVVANKMDMPDADTQLELFREQLKAHAAGRDYDIVPISGLTRSGVQELLYKAADLLETVPEAPMIEEVRDVAERKVYTLDKQDDQSFTVRKEDEGFVVESEAIEKFMKRVNLNTYDAVMRFARTMRKMGVDEALRKIGAKDGDLVTIGDFSFEFFEGSDYFYE; from the coding sequence ATGTTTGTAGATAAAGCGAAAATTTACGTGAAGGGGGGAGACGGGGGCAACGGGCTCGTCTCCTACCGCAGGGAGAAATATGTGCCCGAAGGCGGTCCGGCCGGAGGCGACGGCGGCAAAGGCGGCGACGTCATTTTTCGGGTCGACGAAGGGCTGCGCACGCTGATGGACTTCCGGTACCAGAAGCATTTCAAGGGCGAGCGCGGCGAACGGGGCAAAGTGAAGGCGATGCACGGCGCGAACGCCGAGGATATGATCGTGCGCATTCCGCCGGGCACGGTAATCGTCGACGACGATACGCAGGAAATCGTCGCCGATATGACGCGGCACGGCCAGGAGGTGGTCGTCGCGCGCGGCGGCCGCGGCGGCCGCGGCAATATGCGCTTCGCCACGGCGAGCAACCCGGCGCCGGATTTCGCCGAGAACGGGGAGGAGGGCCAGGAGCGCTGGGTCGTCCTCGAGCTGAAGGTGATGGCGGACGTCGGTCTGGTCGGTTTTCCGAGCGTCGGCAAATCGACGCTGCTGTCCGTCGTTTCGGGAGCGAAGCCGAAAATCGGCGCCTACCATTTCACGACGCTGTCGCCGAATCTCGGCGTCGTCGAGGTCGGCGATGGGCGGAGCTTCGTCATGGCCGATTTGCCGGGGCTGATCGAAGGCGCGCACGAGGGCGTCGGACTCGGGCATGAGTTTCTCCGGCACGTTGAGCGCACGCGCGTCATTTTGCACGTCGTCGATATGTCCGGCTCGGAAGGCCGCGACCCGTTCGATGACTGGCTGAAAATCAACGAAGAGCTGCGGCTGTACAACGCCGTTCTGGCCGACCGCCCGCAAATCGTCGTGGCGAACAAAATGGATATGCCGGATGCGGACACGCAGCTGGAGCTGTTCCGCGAGCAGCTGAAGGCGCACGCGGCCGGCCGCGATTACGATATCGTGCCGATTTCGGGCCTTACCCGAAGCGGCGTGCAGGAGTTGCTCTATAAAGCGGCGGACCTGCTGGAAACCGTGCCGGAGGCGCCGATGATCGAAGAGGTGCGGGACGTGGCGGAGCGGAAGGTGTATACGCTGGATAAGCAGGACGACCAGTCGTTCACGGTCCGCAAGGAGGACGAAGGCTTCGTCGTCGAGAGCGAAGCGATCGAGAAATTCATGAAGCGCGTCAACCTGAACACGTACGATGCGGTGATGCGGTTCGCCCGCACGATGCGCAAAATGGGCGTCGACGAGGCGCTTCGCAAAATCGGCGCGAAGGACGGCGATCTCGTCACGATCGGCGATTTTTCCTTCGAATTTTTCGAAGGAAGCGATTATTTTTACGAATAG
- the rplU gene encoding 50S ribosomal protein L21 — protein sequence MFAIIETGGKQYKVQEGDVIYIEKLEAAEGEDVKFDRVLAVSKSEGLVTGTPVVSGAVVTGKVEKHGKGQKITVYKYKAKKNYRRKQGHRQPYTKVTIGSIQA from the coding sequence ATGTTCGCAATTATTGAAACCGGCGGCAAGCAGTACAAAGTTCAGGAAGGCGATGTCATCTACATCGAGAAGCTGGAGGCAGCGGAAGGCGAGGACGTGAAGTTCGACCGCGTTCTGGCCGTATCCAAGAGCGAAGGTCTCGTGACCGGAACTCCGGTCGTTTCCGGCGCCGTCGTTACCGGCAAAGTCGAGAAGCACGGCAAAGGTCAAAAAATTACCGTCTACAAATATAAGGCGAAGAAGAACTATCGCCGCAAGCAAGGCCATCGTCAGCCGTATACGAAAGTGACGATCGGCAGCATTCAGGCGTAA
- a CDS encoding ACT domain-containing protein, which translates to MAERYVVVREDLLPEAIVKTIQAKEMLQRGEAATVHEATERTGLSRSAFYKYKDGVYAMNELQRERIATISMDLEHRSGILSKVLGLIAVSEGNVLTINQSIPLQGLANVVMSVDTSRMSGSLQELVEAVRRQGGVRKASVIGQG; encoded by the coding sequence GTGGCGGAGCGATACGTTGTCGTCCGGGAGGATCTGCTGCCCGAGGCGATTGTCAAGACGATACAGGCCAAAGAGATGCTCCAGCGCGGCGAAGCGGCGACCGTTCACGAAGCGACGGAGCGGACGGGCCTGAGCCGCAGCGCCTTCTATAAATATAAAGACGGCGTTTATGCGATGAACGAGCTCCAGCGGGAGCGGATTGCGACCATCTCGATGGATCTCGAGCACCGATCGGGCATCCTGTCCAAGGTGCTCGGGCTGATCGCCGTTTCCGAAGGGAACGTGCTGACGATCAATCAGTCGATCCCGCTGCAAGGGCTGGCCAACGTGGTCATGTCCGTCGATACGTCCCGGATGAGCGGCTCGCTGCAGGAGCTGGTCGAGGCGGTCAGGCGGCAGGGCGGAGTCCGCAAGGCGTCCGTCATCGGCCAAGGGTAA
- a CDS encoding Spo0B domain-containing protein, with amino-acid sequence MNRLRTTKYYAAASAIAPAAAVLVWRSELWLLAAFVAWVAAASAVWIWCERKEQSLRMARTVSAMQTAAIRTLGHHRHDWMNDLQVLYGYIRMQKTDKTVQCVEQIRERMTTESKIAKLGVPSLVAFLQSFRTITHSLQLDIEIADEISLSELPIDGQRAAEAVADIINAYRFGVKPEAGVPARLSVAFSRDEKTLGVAFEYEGAISDEGEWKAKCRRALKGSPFKAAQPDLQPASLSLAAPIGN; translated from the coding sequence ATGAATCGCTTACGCACGACCAAGTATTATGCGGCGGCATCGGCGATCGCGCCTGCGGCTGCGGTTCTTGTCTGGCGCTCCGAGCTCTGGCTGCTGGCGGCGTTCGTCGCCTGGGTCGCGGCGGCATCGGCGGTCTGGATCTGGTGCGAACGGAAGGAGCAGTCGCTGCGAATGGCCAGGACGGTAAGCGCCATGCAGACCGCGGCCATCCGGACGCTGGGCCATCACCGGCACGACTGGATGAACGATTTGCAGGTGCTGTACGGGTACATACGGATGCAGAAAACGGATAAGACCGTGCAGTGCGTGGAACAGATAAGAGAACGAATGACAACCGAGAGCAAGATCGCCAAGCTGGGCGTTCCGTCGCTGGTCGCTTTTTTGCAGTCGTTCCGGACCATTACGCATTCGCTGCAGCTCGACATCGAGATCGCGGACGAAATCAGCTTGTCCGAGCTGCCGATCGATGGCCAGCGGGCGGCGGAAGCGGTCGCCGACATCATCAATGCGTACCGCTTCGGCGTGAAGCCGGAAGCCGGCGTGCCGGCAAGGCTGAGCGTCGCCTTCTCGCGCGACGAGAAGACGCTCGGCGTCGCATTTGAGTATGAAGGAGCCATCAGCGACGAAGGCGAATGGAAAGCGAAGTGCAGGCGGGCGCTGAAGGGCTCGCCGTTCAAAGCGGCGCAGCCGGATTTGCAGCCGGCGAGCTTGAGCCTGGCGGCGCCGATCGGCAATTAA
- a CDS encoding ribosomal-processing cysteine protease Prp, giving the protein MIAVTITRAAADKRILSFAIEGHAEYAKRGKDIVCAGVSAVSVGTVNAIESLAGVELPYSVRNGWLQSDIPKLEDPAVHERVQLLLESMIVMLESIAGSYGKFVVIREQYRS; this is encoded by the coding sequence ATGATTGCGGTTACGATTACGCGGGCTGCGGCGGATAAACGAATTTTGTCGTTCGCGATCGAGGGCCACGCGGAATACGCCAAACGCGGCAAAGATATTGTGTGCGCAGGCGTGTCCGCCGTTTCGGTCGGCACGGTCAACGCCATCGAGTCTCTGGCCGGCGTGGAGCTGCCTTACTCGGTCCGGAACGGCTGGCTTCAGTCGGACATTCCGAAGCTCGAGGATCCCGCCGTTCACGAACGGGTGCAGCTGCTGCTGGAGTCGATGATCGTCATGCTGGAGTCGATCGCCGGTTCGTACGGCAAATTCGTCGTTATCCGAGAACAATACCGGTCATAA
- a CDS encoding homoserine dehydrogenase, translating into MKPVKVGLLGFGTVGTGVVRIVEGHQEDLQSQVGSPIVIEKVLVQNKAKARVLPVDADKLTEDPWDIIRNPDIDVIVEVMGGIEHTKGYILEALASGKHVVTANKDLMALHGPEILAKAQEQQCDVLYEASVAGGIPIIRTLIEGFSSDRITKIMGIVNGTTNYILTKMSQEGAAYEEVLKEAQQLGYAESDPTSDVEGFDAARKMTILASLGFRANVALEDVDVKGISKVTRDDIAYAKRLGYEVKLLGIAERQDDFISVGVQPTMVKTSHPIAAVGGVFNAVYVYGEAVGETMFYGAGAGELPTATSVVADLVAVVKNMRLGVNGKQAILSYKEKKLKTAEQIASKYFMLLQVDDRAGVLARITQTFADFEVSLESVLQQPNASHREAEIIIISHDASKAAMEKVLKAFEGLDAVKRVKSVYRVEG; encoded by the coding sequence ATGAAACCGGTAAAAGTGGGGCTGCTCGGATTCGGCACGGTCGGAACGGGCGTCGTCCGCATCGTGGAGGGTCACCAGGAGGATTTGCAAAGCCAGGTCGGTTCGCCGATCGTGATTGAGAAGGTGCTCGTGCAAAATAAGGCGAAGGCGCGGGTGCTCCCGGTCGATGCCGACAAACTGACGGAAGATCCGTGGGACATTATCCGCAATCCGGATATCGACGTCATCGTCGAGGTCATGGGCGGTATCGAGCATACGAAAGGGTATATTCTTGAAGCGCTGGCGTCCGGCAAGCACGTCGTGACGGCGAACAAGGATTTGATGGCGCTGCACGGCCCGGAAATTTTGGCGAAGGCGCAGGAGCAGCAGTGCGATGTGCTGTACGAGGCGAGCGTTGCGGGAGGCATTCCGATTATCCGGACGCTGATTGAAGGCTTCTCGTCGGACCGGATTACGAAGATCATGGGAATCGTGAACGGCACGACAAACTATATTTTGACGAAAATGAGCCAGGAAGGCGCGGCCTACGAAGAGGTGCTGAAGGAAGCGCAGCAGCTCGGCTATGCCGAATCCGATCCGACCTCCGATGTCGAAGGGTTCGACGCCGCGCGAAAAATGACGATTTTGGCCTCGCTCGGCTTCCGCGCGAATGTGGCGCTCGAGGATGTCGACGTAAAGGGCATTTCGAAGGTTACACGGGACGATATCGCCTATGCGAAGCGGCTCGGCTACGAGGTCAAGCTGCTCGGCATCGCCGAGCGGCAGGACGATTTCATCAGCGTCGGCGTACAGCCGACGATGGTGAAGACAAGCCATCCGATCGCCGCCGTAGGCGGCGTGTTTAACGCCGTATACGTGTACGGCGAAGCGGTCGGCGAGACGATGTTTTACGGCGCGGGCGCGGGCGAGCTGCCGACCGCGACCTCGGTCGTCGCCGATCTCGTCGCCGTCGTCAAAAACATGAGGCTCGGCGTCAACGGCAAGCAGGCGATTTTGTCGTACAAGGAGAAGAAGCTGAAAACCGCCGAGCAGATCGCCTCGAAATATTTTATGCTGCTTCAGGTCGACGACCGCGCAGGCGTGCTCGCCCGGATTACGCAGACGTTCGCCGATTTCGAGGTCAGCCTCGAATCGGTGCTTCAGCAGCCGAACGCGAGCCACAGGGAAGCGGAAATCATCATTATTTCGCACGACGCCAGCAAGGCGGCGATGGAAAAGGTGCTGAAGGCGTTCGAGGGATTGGACGCCGTAAAGCGGGTCAAAAGCGTTTACCGCGTCGAAGGCTAG
- a CDS encoding M23 family metallopeptidase yields MGTKNGVRQRRQERMRRILEQMDRQSVSRPPESNIREGAIGGQRQPSPPAYPPPPASLAGPQRYAGPESGPGTAHSDPELLWKSQPNPWERAGWRMAPPIGASGGGELGSGPARTGNAIVRGLFIQTVFAAALFAIIYGMFHLDAPLAKKGQETVTAALTEQMNFQSAEALYRKMFAGAPSFIPMFGGSGEDKTKLAEGDVALPIVKPLKDGTVVHSFAETLGGVEIAGKPLDPVAAAEAGRVLLVTDDKTTGRTVVIQHAGSRVTVYGHLGRSDVAESDWVDAGQTVGTLGPAASGETSLLFFAVKEKGRYVNPADVVPLD; encoded by the coding sequence ATGGGGACGAAAAACGGCGTCCGTCAGCGCAGGCAGGAGCGCATGAGACGGATATTGGAGCAGATGGACCGGCAGAGCGTTTCCCGCCCGCCGGAATCGAATATCCGGGAGGGCGCGATCGGAGGTCAGAGACAGCCTTCCCCTCCGGCGTATCCGCCGCCCCCGGCTTCCTTAGCCGGACCGCAGCGGTATGCCGGTCCTGAAAGCGGACCCGGCACGGCTCATTCCGATCCGGAGCTGCTCTGGAAATCGCAGCCGAATCCGTGGGAAAGAGCCGGCTGGCGCATGGCCCCGCCAATAGGCGCGAGCGGCGGAGGGGAGCTTGGAAGCGGGCCGGCCCGCACCGGAAACGCGATCGTGCGCGGGCTGTTTATCCAGACCGTCTTCGCCGCCGCTTTATTTGCGATTATTTACGGCATGTTCCATCTCGACGCGCCGCTGGCGAAGAAGGGGCAGGAGACCGTAACGGCGGCGCTGACCGAGCAGATGAATTTCCAATCGGCCGAGGCGCTGTACCGCAAAATGTTCGCCGGCGCGCCGTCGTTCATTCCGATGTTCGGCGGCTCGGGCGAGGACAAAACAAAGCTGGCCGAAGGCGACGTCGCGCTGCCGATCGTTAAGCCGCTGAAGGACGGTACGGTCGTGCACAGCTTTGCCGAGACGCTCGGCGGCGTCGAAATCGCGGGCAAGCCGCTTGATCCGGTCGCCGCCGCCGAAGCCGGCCGGGTGCTGCTCGTGACCGACGACAAGACGACCGGGCGCACCGTCGTCATCCAGCATGCCGGCAGCCGCGTCACGGTATACGGGCATCTGGGCCGATCCGACGTAGCCGAGAGCGACTGGGTCGACGCCGGCCAGACCGTCGGCACGCTCGGGCCGGCCGCTTCGGGCGAGACGAGCCTCTTGTTTTTTGCGGTGAAGGAGAAAGGCCGGTACGTCAACCCCGCGGACGTCGTGCCGCTTGATTAG
- a CDS encoding FtsW/RodA/SpoVE family cell cycle protein translates to MIYKLKKLDVGMLVILVAFMVVSTLLVHSATYGNPGYRDYDVKTVIFYGIGFAAAIVSTLIDYRIFLKGWYVLYGIGIVMLVLVYLTAKEINGAKSWFVLPGGLLFQPAEMVKIILIITVAYLMGRRKGDPLRIRSDLLVIAAFSFLPFALVMIQPDLGNAIIYLVIVLGMLWIGNVRYTHVLIGMAVVIGSLILFVNLFNTYNKNIHDFLEEHQKVHWYERINGFINPSEAPQSEVYQAENSKIAIGSGGLTGDGYMKGDSKNRKLIPYPYSDAIFVVIGEEFGFQGAAVVLMLYFLLIYRMILIAFQCLDLRGSFIVIGIVSMYVFQVFQNIGMMIGLMPITGITLPFISYGGTSLLLNMLCIGLVFSVKAHQEKYEMAA, encoded by the coding sequence GTGATTTATAAACTGAAAAAGCTGGACGTCGGCATGCTGGTCATTTTGGTCGCTTTTATGGTCGTCAGCACGCTGCTCGTCCACAGCGCAACCTACGGCAATCCGGGCTACCGCGATTACGACGTGAAAACGGTCATTTTCTACGGAATCGGATTCGCCGCGGCGATCGTTTCTACGCTGATCGATTACCGCATCTTTTTGAAGGGCTGGTATGTGCTGTACGGGATCGGCATCGTGATGCTTGTGCTCGTCTATTTGACCGCAAAGGAAATCAACGGCGCGAAAAGCTGGTTTGTTTTGCCGGGAGGTCTGCTGTTCCAGCCTGCCGAAATGGTGAAAATCATTCTGATCATTACGGTTGCGTATTTGATGGGCCGGCGCAAAGGGGATCCGCTGCGGATTCGTTCGGATTTGCTTGTCATCGCCGCCTTTTCGTTTCTCCCGTTCGCGCTTGTCATGATCCAGCCGGACCTCGGCAACGCGATCATTTACCTCGTTATCGTGCTCGGCATGCTGTGGATCGGCAACGTCCGGTACACGCACGTGCTGATCGGGATGGCCGTCGTCATCGGCAGCCTCATCCTGTTCGTCAATTTGTTCAACACGTACAACAAGAACATCCACGATTTTCTGGAAGAGCATCAAAAGGTGCACTGGTACGAGCGGATCAACGGCTTCATCAATCCATCGGAGGCGCCGCAGAGCGAAGTGTATCAGGCCGAGAATTCGAAAATCGCGATCGGCTCCGGGGGACTGACCGGCGACGGCTATATGAAGGGCGATTCGAAAAACCGCAAGCTGATCCCGTACCCGTATTCGGACGCGATTTTCGTCGTGATCGGCGAGGAATTCGGCTTTCAAGGCGCCGCCGTCGTGCTGATGCTTTATTTTTTGCTCATCTACAGGATGATTCTCATCGCCTTTCAGTGCCTGGACCTGCGCGGCTCATTCATCGTGATCGGGATCGTCTCGATGTACGTGTTCCAGGTCTTTCAGAATATCGGCATGATGATCGGCCTTATGCCGATCACCGGCATTACGCTGCCGTTTATCAGCTACGGCGGCACGTCGCTCCTGCTTAACATGCTCTGCATCGGGCTCGTATTCAGCGTGAAGGCGCACCAGGAAAAATACGAAATGGCCGCATAG
- a CDS encoding M50 family metallopeptidase encodes MIRLFGIRWSVHPLFVLVMLASIATGYFVELLTLFAIVLVHELGHVAAARGYGWTVRDVKLLPFGGVAEVENAASVPAKEEAVVALAGPLQNVWMAAAAWALGQTGWWSADWSDYVWRANVMIGLFNLLPILPLDGGRLMQAALSRTLTFHQTLVWGARISLAFSLLMTLYAFTPLIPALHVRTGGIEANLLLLGLFLLATNWSYNRNIPFLFLRFLTGRAAASARFVANGAWAFPIIVSKGHSVSAALRLFKRDSYHLVVVMEEKGRILAVLPEQKVVVGYLSDGNGGRAVSELFM; translated from the coding sequence TTGATTAGGCTGTTTGGCATCCGGTGGTCGGTTCACCCGCTCTTCGTGCTCGTCATGCTCGCTTCGATTGCAACCGGTTATTTCGTGGAGCTGCTGACGCTGTTCGCGATCGTGCTGGTGCATGAGCTGGGACATGTCGCGGCGGCGCGGGGATACGGGTGGACCGTGCGGGACGTCAAGCTGCTTCCTTTCGGAGGCGTGGCTGAAGTCGAGAACGCCGCAAGCGTACCGGCGAAGGAGGAGGCTGTCGTCGCACTGGCGGGACCGCTGCAAAATGTATGGATGGCCGCGGCGGCTTGGGCCCTTGGCCAAACCGGCTGGTGGAGCGCCGATTGGTCGGATTATGTGTGGCGCGCCAATGTCATGATCGGCTTGTTCAACCTGCTGCCGATTTTGCCTCTTGACGGCGGCAGGCTGATGCAGGCCGCGCTCAGCCGGACGCTGACCTTTCACCAGACGCTCGTCTGGGGCGCCCGGATCAGCCTCGCCTTCAGCCTGCTGATGACGCTTTACGCGTTCACCCCGCTTATCCCCGCGCTTCATGTCCGCACGGGCGGCATCGAGGCGAACCTGCTGCTGCTCGGTTTGTTTCTGCTGGCCACGAACTGGTCGTACAACCGGAATATCCCGTTTTTGTTTTTGCGTTTCCTGACCGGCCGCGCCGCCGCGTCCGCCCGGTTCGTCGCGAACGGGGCCTGGGCGTTTCCGATTATCGTCTCGAAGGGGCATTCGGTCTCGGCGGCGCTGCGCCTGTTCAAGCGGGACAGCTATCATCTGGTCGTCGTGATGGAGGAGAAGGGGCGCATTCTGGCCGTTCTCCCCGAACAGAAGGTCGTCGTCGGCTACTTGTCCGACGGGAACGGAGGCCGTGCAGTTTCGGAGCTTTTCATGTAA
- the rpmA gene encoding 50S ribosomal protein L27 has protein sequence MLKLNLQLFASKKGVGSTKNGRDSESKRLGAKRADGQTVTAGSILVRQRGTKIHPGTNVGIGKDDTLFAKVEGVVKFERWGRDRKKVSVYPIEAAPVAAAAE, from the coding sequence ATGTTGAAACTGAATCTTCAGCTGTTCGCTTCGAAGAAGGGCGTCGGTTCCACGAAAAACGGACGCGACAGCGAATCGAAGCGGCTCGGCGCCAAACGCGCCGACGGCCAAACCGTAACGGCGGGCAGCATTCTCGTCCGTCAGCGCGGCACGAAGATCCATCCGGGCACAAACGTCGGCATCGGCAAGGACGACACGCTGTTCGCGAAAGTGGAAGGCGTCGTCAAATTCGAACGCTGGGGACGCGACCGTAAGAAAGTCAGCGTTTACCCGATCGAAGCTGCTCCCGTAGCCGCTGCGGCGGAATAA
- a CDS encoding arsenic transporter, with translation MVESAAATITVIAFVMAVVLILWRPKQLNEAIPSTIGAVIVLMSGTVTLSDFGHIASTVSGAAITIMATIVMAVVLESFGFFKWAAEGLAARAKGSGIRLFWYVNLICFLMTMFFNNDGSILITTPILLIMLQNLHLKKHQKVPYLLSGALVATASSAPIGVSNIVNLIALKIVNMDLYTNLIMMFVPASLGLLFLVLLLFLVCYRSLPKKLPQAGPTFWASGGSRYHPLQDRPVTVLDSLSDKRKTALMRNILIFVFGVRVGLFVASYYGIPIEIVSVLGSALLLGWRWYYLKLPPKDMLKKTPWHILVFALGMYVIVYGLHNIGLTQWLVTFFAPFMNGSLLNAGLVMGGIQSLMSMTFNNHPALMIGTIAITGMQLDPLTLKIAYLANVIGSDVGSLVLPVGTLASLIWLHILRKNGMPVDWKEYTRITILVIPPTVIFMIIALYYWVTWLF, from the coding sequence ATGGTTGAATCCGCAGCCGCCACGATTACCGTCATCGCCTTTGTCATGGCGGTTGTCCTCATATTATGGCGGCCGAAGCAGTTAAACGAAGCCATACCGTCCACGATCGGCGCGGTTATCGTGCTGATGAGCGGCACCGTCACGCTGTCCGATTTCGGCCACATCGCCTCCACCGTAAGCGGCGCGGCGATTACGATCATGGCGACGATCGTCATGGCTGTCGTGCTGGAGAGCTTCGGTTTTTTCAAATGGGCGGCTGAGGGGCTGGCGGCACGGGCGAAGGGCTCCGGCATCCGGCTGTTCTGGTACGTCAATCTGATCTGCTTCTTGATGACGATGTTTTTCAACAACGACGGCAGCATTTTGATCACGACGCCGATTCTGCTCATCATGCTGCAAAATCTGCACCTGAAAAAGCATCAGAAAGTCCCGTACCTGCTGTCCGGCGCGCTGGTCGCGACCGCCTCGAGCGCTCCGATCGGCGTCAGCAACATCGTCAATCTGATTGCGCTCAAAATCGTCAACATGGATTTATATACGAATCTCATTATGATGTTCGTACCCGCCAGCCTCGGACTCCTGTTTCTCGTCCTGCTTCTGTTCCTCGTCTGCTACCGCAGCCTGCCGAAGAAGCTCCCGCAGGCCGGCCCGACGTTCTGGGCTTCCGGGGGAAGCCGGTACCATCCGCTCCAGGACCGGCCGGTCACCGTGCTCGATTCGCTGAGCGACAAGCGAAAAACCGCTCTCATGCGGAATATCCTGATCTTCGTGTTCGGCGTCCGCGTCGGCCTGTTCGTCGCTTCATATTACGGCATTCCGATCGAAATCGTATCGGTGCTCGGGTCCGCCCTGCTGCTCGGCTGGCGCTGGTACTATCTGAAGCTCCCGCCGAAGGACATGCTAAAAAAAACGCCCTGGCACATCCTGGTGTTCGCCTTAGGCATGTACGTGATCGTTTACGGACTTCATAATATCGGACTGACGCAGTGGCTCGTCACGTTTTTCGCGCCTTTCATGAACGGCAGTCTGCTCAACGCCGGCCTTGTGATGGGCGGCATTCAAAGCCTCATGTCCATGACGTTCAACAACCATCCGGCGCTGATGATCGGGACGATCGCGATTACGGGCATGCAGCTGGATCCGCTGACGCTCAAGATTGCCTACCTCGCCAACGTGATCGGAAGCGACGTCGGTTCGCTCGTACTGCCGGTCGGAACGCTCGCTTCGCTCATCTGGCTCCATATTCTCCGGAAAAACGGCATGCCGGTCGATTGGAAGGAGTACACGCGCATTACGATCCTCGTCATTCCGCCCACGGTCATTTTTATGATTATTGCGCTGTATTATTGGGTGACCTGGCTGTTCTGA
- a CDS encoding Rne/Rng family ribonuclease: MKQMLVQGRGGVLKTAIMQDGRLLEYDMERSDSDGELVGSLFKGRVVNVLPGMQAAFVDIGQAKNAFLYIDDCLHPHLERQPKEKPSITDLLRPSQSVIVQVVKEPLGTKGARVTTHYSLPGRYLVYMPNADYVGVSKKVNGEQERARLRAIAESGRRPGEGVIVRTAAEGEAADALEADLDRLRGLWTAIERRAETASAPSELHREEGLIHRLVRDMLSAEIDEVWIDDKKRYAETEQLVRRMAPALLPRIRLYDPAASAGLFERYKADKQLDEAFERRIPLSCGGDLVWDQTEALTVIDVNTGKFVGTRDLEDTVFRTNMEAAEQIARLLRLRDVGGIIIIDFIDMDLEEHRAQIARRMEELLRSDRSKTQVAGWTKLGLLELTRRKVRDQALRERRVICPACQGRGSV; this comes from the coding sequence ATGAAGCAAATGCTGGTTCAAGGCCGCGGCGGCGTGCTGAAAACGGCAATCATGCAGGATGGCCGCCTGCTGGAATATGATATGGAACGATCCGATAGCGACGGGGAGCTCGTCGGCAGTTTGTTTAAAGGGCGGGTCGTCAATGTGCTGCCCGGCATGCAGGCGGCGTTCGTCGATATCGGCCAGGCGAAAAACGCTTTCTTATATATCGACGATTGCCTGCATCCACACCTGGAGCGGCAGCCGAAGGAGAAGCCGTCCATTACCGACCTGCTCCGGCCCTCACAGTCCGTTATCGTACAAGTGGTGAAAGAACCGCTCGGCACGAAAGGGGCCCGCGTCACGACGCATTATTCACTTCCGGGCAGATACCTCGTCTATATGCCGAATGCCGATTACGTAGGCGTGTCCAAAAAAGTGAACGGCGAGCAGGAGCGCGCCCGGCTGCGCGCGATCGCCGAATCAGGCCGCAGGCCGGGAGAGGGCGTTATCGTGCGGACCGCGGCGGAAGGCGAGGCGGCGGATGCGCTCGAAGCCGATCTGGACCGTTTGCGCGGACTGTGGACGGCCATTGAGCGCCGCGCCGAGACGGCATCCGCGCCGTCGGAGCTGCACCGGGAGGAGGGGCTGATCCACCGGCTGGTGCGCGACATGCTGAGCGCCGAAATTGACGAGGTCTGGATCGACGACAAGAAGCGGTACGCCGAGACCGAGCAGCTCGTCCGCCGCATGGCGCCGGCGCTGCTGCCAAGGATTCGCCTCTACGATCCGGCCGCCTCTGCCGGGCTGTTCGAGCGGTACAAAGCGGACAAGCAGCTGGATGAAGCGTTCGAGCGGCGCATTCCGCTCAGCTGCGGAGGCGATCTGGTCTGGGATCAGACCGAAGCGCTGACAGTCATCGACGTCAATACGGGCAAATTCGTCGGCACCCGCGATCTGGAGGACACCGTGTTCCGGACGAACATGGAAGCGGCGGAACAAATCGCCCGTCTGCTCCGGCTTCGCGACGTCGGCGGAATCATCATCATCGATTTTATCGATATGGATCTGGAAGAGCACCGCGCGCAAATTGCCAGGCGGATGGAGGAGCTGCTGCGAAGCGACCGCTCCAAGACGCAGGTCGCCGGCTGGACCAAGCTCGGACTGCTCGAGCTGACGCGCCGGAAGGTCCGCGACCAGGCGCTTCGCGAGCGCCGCGTGATTTGCCCGGCCTGCCAGGGAAGAGGCAGCGTGTAG